In Phocoena phocoena chromosome 8, mPhoPho1.1, whole genome shotgun sequence, the following are encoded in one genomic region:
- the LOC136126339 gene encoding follitropin subunit beta yields the protein MKLVQFCFLFCCWTAICCNCCELTNITITVEKEECGFCISMNTTWCAGYCYTRDLVYKDPARSNIQKTCTFKELRYETVKVPGCAHHADSLYTYPVASECHCGKCNSDSTDCTVRGLGPSYCSFSEIKE from the exons ATGAAGTTGGTCcagttttgctttctcttctgttGCTGGACAGCAATCTGCTGCAACTGCTGTGAGCTGACCAACATCACCATCACAGTGGAGAAAGAGGAATGTGGCTTCTGCATAAGCATGAACACCACATGGTGTGCGGGCTACTGCTACACCCGG GATCTAGTGTACAAGGATCCAGCCAGGTCCAACATCCAGAAAACATGTACCTTCAAGGAGCTGAGGTATGAGACGGTCAAAGTGCCTGGCTGTGCTCACCATGCAGACTCCCTGTATACATACCCAGTAGCCTCTGAATGTCACTGTGGCAAGTGTAACAGCGATAGCACTGACTGCACCGTGCGAGGCCTGGGGCCCAGCTACTGCTCGTTCagtgaaatcaaagaataa